A region from the Hydra vulgaris chromosome 10, alternate assembly HydraT2T_AEP genome encodes:
- the LOC136085840 gene encoding uncharacterized protein LOC136085840: MFYTCNKSEDFKEHKYGLTICATGTPINCPSNPYFVNDSLRRSKALAIEDTYYESLKRRENRLSRKYEYTKSLCKHSGEELAEYSNKLCKNTDDEQVEYSDVLHKNVGDELVKAKYCFQKNKLGDLKIEDKPVTESKIFSENVNYQTKLIDSKLQLTYNNTPLETKENSFKKNICNLKKNLCDLKKCDEKPLKVFVLTGFRINNIPKHGLWNEYSKSFNLPSKDGCLTNCSLSFKHDHSINSKLLVEDNFFKCCSLNSGTFMNNSFNSRKNSINYCITNNDRDEKIVITRYTQYEPQHTNPEFELAQKYHDDNQENRKKKQEISGGIVENEGLEFQDNAYKKHLNQFCNQSTPSNVTEHLLQQFSNEKTSSLFQEYVAKSTADSICSGKHMLGINQVNNDKTVNFQKACFNKVYNTVQNEFNEKVCKQEIFFLKNNIHKPIYNSKIEFPLQNTDSMIQEFPLQKTVRANTINARNKFCFVLHEFKEKYSEMHKVSEDFI; this comes from the coding sequence ATGTTCTACACGTGCAATAAAAGTGAAGATTTTAAAGAACATAAATACGGTTTAACAATTTGTGCCACTGGTACGCCAATAAACTGTCCAAGTAATCCGTATTTTGTAAATGATTCATTAAGAAGGAGTAAAGCTTTAGCAATAGAGGATACATATTACGAATCTTTAAAGAGAAGAGAAAATAGATTGAGTAGAAAATATGAGTATACCAAAAGTTTGTGTAAACATTCTGGTGAGGAGTTAGCTGAATATTCTAACAAGTTGTGTAAAAACACTGATGACGAGCAGGTTGAATATTCTGACGTATTGCATAAAAATGTTGGTGATGAGCTGGTTAAAGCAAAATACTGTTTTCAGAAAAATAAGCTAGGAGATCTAAAAATAGAAGATAAACCTGTCACTGAATCAAAAATATTCAGTGAAAATGTCAATTATCAGACCAAACTTATTGATAGCAAACTACAACTAACCTATAACAACACTCCattagaaacaaaagaaaactctttcaaaaaaaacatttgcaatttaaaaaaaaatttatgtgatttaaaaaaatgcgatGAAAAACCATTGAAAGTATTTGTTTTGACGGGTTTTAGGATAAACAATATACCTAAACATGGTTTATGGAATgaatattcaaaaagttttaatttaccaAGTAAAGATGGTTGTTTGACAAATTGTAGCTTATCATTTAAGCACGATCATTCAATAAACTCTAAGTTACTTGTtgaagacaatttttttaaatgttgcagTTTAAATAGCGGTACATTTatgaataattcttttaacaGTAGAAAAAATAGCATAAACTACTGCATTACAAACAATGATAGAGacgaaaaaattgttataacacGTTACACACAATACGAACCCCAACATACGAACCCTGAGTTCGAACTGGCACAAAAATATCATGATGATAATCAAGAGAACAggaaaaagaaacaagaaatcTCTGGAGGAATTGTAGAAAATGAAGGACTCGAGTTTCAAGACAATGcgtataaaaaacatttaaaccaaTTTTGCAATCAAAGTACACCAAGTAATGTAACAGAGCATTTACTCCAACAATTTAGCAATGAAAAAACAAGTTCTTTGTTTCAAGAGTATGTGGCTAAAAGTACAGCGGATAGCATTTGCTCTGGGAAACATATGTTGGGAATAAACCAAGTAAACAATGATAAAACCGTAAATTTTCAAAAGGcgtgttttaataaagtttacaatacTGTTCAAAATGAGTTTAATGAAAAGGTTTgtaaacaagaaattttttttttaaaaaacaacattcacAAACCTATTTACAACTCTAAGATCGAATTCCCTTTGCAAAACACTGACTCAATGATTCAAGAATTTCCACTTCAGAAAACAGTTCGTGCAAACACTATTAATGCCAGAAACAAATTTTGTTTCGTATTGCAcgaatttaaagaaaagtattcTGAAATGCATAAAGTTAGTGAAGATTTTATCTGA